The Fusobacterium perfoetens genome includes a region encoding these proteins:
- a CDS encoding nicotinate phosphoribosyltransferase — MELRRVLTDFARVINSDRYQYTESDIFVAENSHEREAIFDMYFRKTEDNGLAVVSGIYEVVELVKILNETSEEEKRKYFSEIIQEEHLVDYLSKMKFTGDIFAMREGEIAYANEPVITVKAPLIQAKILETPILNIMNMQMAIATKASRVTRAAHPIAVSSFGSRRAHGFDSAVAGTKASVIGGCMSHSNLVTEYKYGVPSVGTMAHSYIQTFGVGKKAEKEAFDTFIKHRRNRKANTLILLIDTYNTLKMGIKNAIEAFKENGIDDNYPGVYGVRIDSGDLAYISKKCRQELDEAGLTKAKIFLTNGLNEDLIKSLKEQKASVDIFGVGDAIAVSKSNPCFGGVYKIVEIDEKPVIKLSEDLIKISNPGFKEVYRIYDKNDFAYVDIITLAREKDQDKESILAGKTFETRDEQDPLKHSVLKEGEYTYKKITRTYVKDGKITDEYEVLADVVGSRNYYLESLGRISEERKRLEFPHKYKVNLSKDLRELKVNLIESISKEINE; from the coding sequence ATGGAATTAAGAAGGGTATTAACTGATTTTGCTAGAGTAATAAACTCAGATAGATATCAGTACACAGAAAGTGATATATTTGTTGCTGAAAATAGTCACGAGAGAGAGGCTATTTTTGATATGTATTTTAGAAAAACAGAGGATAATGGTTTAGCTGTAGTTTCTGGAATATATGAAGTAGTTGAATTAGTAAAAATTCTTAATGAAACTAGTGAAGAGGAAAAAAGAAAATATTTCTCAGAAATTATTCAAGAGGAACATTTAGTAGATTATCTTTCAAAAATGAAATTCACAGGAGATATTTTTGCCATGAGAGAGGGAGAGATAGCTTATGCTAACGAACCAGTAATAACTGTAAAAGCTCCACTTATTCAAGCAAAAATATTAGAAACTCCTATTTTAAATATAATGAATATGCAAATGGCAATAGCTACAAAAGCTTCAAGAGTTACAAGAGCTGCTCACCCAATAGCAGTTTCATCTTTTGGAAGTAGAAGAGCTCACGGATTTGACAGTGCTGTTGCAGGAACAAAAGCATCTGTAATCGGTGGTTGCATGTCACATTCAAATTTAGTGACAGAATATAAATATGGAGTTCCAAGTGTTGGTACAATGGCACACTCTTATATCCAAACTTTTGGTGTTGGAAAAAAAGCAGAAAAAGAAGCCTTTGACACTTTTATAAAACATAGAAGAAATAGAAAAGCAAATACATTGATACTTTTAATAGATACTTACAATACTTTAAAAATGGGAATAAAAAATGCAATAGAAGCATTTAAAGAAAATGGAATAGATGACAATTATCCGGGAGTTTATGGAGTAAGAATAGATTCAGGTGACTTAGCCTATATTTCTAAAAAATGTAGACAAGAGCTTGATGAAGCTGGACTTACAAAAGCAAAAATATTTTTAACAAATGGACTTAATGAAGATCTAATAAAATCTTTGAAAGAACAAAAAGCCTCTGTTGATATTTTTGGTGTAGGAGATGCAATTGCAGTAAGTAAATCTAATCCTTGTTTTGGTGGAGTTTACAAAATTGTAGAGATTGATGAAAAACCTGTTATAAAACTGTCTGAAGATTTGATAAAAATATCAAACCCAGGATTTAAAGAGGTTTATAGAATTTATGATAAAAATGATTTTGCATATGTAGATATTATCACTTTAGCTAGAGAGAAAGATCAAGATAAAGAAAGTATATTAGCTGGAAAAACTTTTGAAACAAGAGATGAGCAAGACCCATTAAAACATAGTGTTTTAAAAGAGGGAGAGTATACTTATAAAAAAATAACTAGAACTTATGTAAAAGATGGAAAAATAACAGATGAATATGAAGTTCTTGCTGATGTAGTAGGTTCAAGAAACTATTATTTAGAAAGTTTAGGAAGAATATCTGAAGAGAGAAAAAGACTAGAGTTCCCTCACAAATATAAAGTAAATCTTTCAAAAGATTTAAGAGAGTTAAAAGTAAACTTAATAGAAAGTATATCAAAAGAAATTAATGAATAA
- a CDS encoding CRISPR-associated endonuclease Cas6 codes for MKIVEVFFKTERKFNNKDAEKLRGFMGNYFRNILEFHNHLDEITFNYHSSVIQYRTVNGELSIWGINKGADLLLENCQEINLIDINGEKIEVTLEIKISFPKIEIKDELIYKYKFETPWFALNSENYKKYLKGELSLDRQLTNNILEFLKLSEIWIDKQLIVKGEFKQETLYQKDTKIICFYGEFYTNVNIPSNISLGKRKSIGLGRVKKLKVF; via the coding sequence ATGAAAATAGTAGAAGTTTTCTTTAAAACAGAAAGAAAATTCAATAATAAAGATGCTGAAAAATTAAGAGGATTTATGGGGAATTATTTTAGAAATATTTTAGAATTTCATAATCATTTAGATGAGATAACTTTTAATTATCATAGTTCTGTTATACAATATCGTACAGTGAATGGAGAGTTATCGATTTGGGGAATAAATAAAGGTGCTGATCTTCTTTTAGAAAATTGTCAGGAGATAAACCTTATAGATATTAATGGAGAAAAAATTGAGGTCACTCTAGAGATAAAAATATCTTTTCCTAAAATAGAGATAAAAGATGAACTTATTTATAAATATAAATTTGAAACTCCTTGGTTTGCTTTAAATTCAGAAAATTATAAAAAATATTTAAAAGGGGAGCTTTCATTAGATAGACAGCTTACAAATAATATTTTAGAGTTTTTAAAACTATCAGAGATTTGGATTGATAAACAGCTTATAGTTAAAGGAGAATTTAAACAAGAAACACTTTATCAAAAAGATACAAAAATAATTTGTTTTTATGGGGAATTTTATACTAATGTTAATATTCCAAGCAACATTTCTTTGGGAAAAAGAAAAAGTATTGGTCTTGGAAGAGTAAAAAAATTAAAAGTTTTTTAA
- a CDS encoding xanthine phosphoribosyltransferase produces the protein MEMLKKMILEKGKVSNSALLKVDSFLNHQIDPNLMYAMGEEFKKIFGDLGVNKVLTIEASGIAIGVTTAHAFQVPLVFAKKNKPATMEDSYNTVVRSFTKNKDYNITVAKEFLNKGDKVLVVDDFLAMGNAILGLKKIVEDAGAEVVGVGIAVEKGFQDGAKILRDAGINLHSLAIIDNLDNNTITLR, from the coding sequence ATGGAAATGTTAAAAAAAATGATATTAGAAAAAGGAAAAGTTTCAAATTCTGCTTTATTAAAAGTTGATAGCTTTCTAAATCATCAAATTGATCCTAATCTAATGTATGCAATGGGAGAAGAATTTAAAAAAATCTTTGGAGATTTAGGAGTAAATAAAGTTCTAACAATAGAAGCTTCAGGAATTGCAATCGGTGTAACAACAGCTCACGCATTCCAAGTTCCATTAGTTTTTGCTAAAAAAAATAAACCTGCAACAATGGAAGATAGCTATAATACAGTAGTTCGTTCTTTTACTAAAAATAAAGATTATAATATAACTGTTGCTAAAGAATTTTTAAATAAAGGGGACAAAGTTTTAGTTGTAGATGACTTCTTAGCTATGGGAAATGCTATTTTAGGTCTTAAAAAAATAGTTGAAGATGCTGGAGCTGAGGTTGTAGGTGTTGGAATTGCAGTAGAAAAAGGATTCCAAGACGGAGCTAAAATATTAAGAGATGCTGGAATTAATCTTCACTCTTTAGCAATCATAGATAATTTAGATAACAATACAATAACATTAAGATAA